A DNA window from Cyanobacterium sp. T60_A2020_053 contains the following coding sequences:
- a CDS encoding 2-C-methyl-D-erythritol 2,4-cyclodiphosphate synthase translates to MIRIGNGYDLHRLVAGRKLILGGVEIKHSLGLLGHSDADVLTHAIMDALLGALSLGDIGHYFPPTDERWQGADSMFLLEKVYQLITERGWEIVNMDNVIVAQRPKLKPYLSAMINSLAHRLNIDPEQISIKATTNEGLDAVGREEAICVHSVVLITKTS, encoded by the coding sequence ATGATTAGAATTGGTAATGGTTACGATTTACATCGTTTGGTAGCAGGGAGAAAACTAATTTTAGGCGGTGTAGAAATTAAGCATTCTTTGGGATTATTAGGACATAGTGATGCAGATGTATTAACCCATGCCATCATGGATGCTTTACTCGGGGCGTTGAGTTTAGGAGATATTGGGCATTATTTCCCCCCCACTGATGAGCGTTGGCAGGGTGCTGACAGTATGTTTTTACTAGAAAAAGTTTATCAGTTAATTACTGAGCGTGGCTGGGAAATTGTTAATATGGATAATGTTATTGTTGCCCAGCGCCCGAAGCTCAAGCCTTATTTATCGGCGATGATTAATAGTTTAGCCCACCGTCTGAACATTGATCCTGAGCAAATTAGTATTAAAGCTACCACCAATGAAGGGTTAGATGCTGTGGGTAGAGAAGAAGCCATTTGCGTTCATAGTGTAGTATTAATTACTAAAACTTCTTAG
- a CDS encoding threonine synthase, protein MTTTTAPSTAKKPTFTKLVSKEGGTEYPLKAINICEETFAPLEVAYDYDAIKEQVSRESIAKGPNSIWRYKAFLPVESENPIDMGTGMTPLLKSNRLAQRLGLKNLYIKNDAVNMPTLSFKDRVVSVALTRAKELGFTTVSCASTGNLANSTAAIAAYAGLDCCVFIPSDLEAGKVLGTLIYNPTVMAVKGNYDQVNRLCSEVGNTYGWGFVNINLRPYYSEGSKTLGYEVAEQLGWKLPDHIVAPLASGSLFTKIYKGFQEFVKVGLVDDKEVRFSGAQAEGCSPIAQAFREGRDFVTPVKPNTIAKSIAIGNPADGVYALDIARKTNGNIESVTDAEIIEGMKLLAETEGIFTETAGGTTIAVLKKLVEAGKIDPEETTVVYITGNGLKTQEAVQGYISEPFLIEPKLDSFERALDRSRTLGRLEWQQVLV, encoded by the coding sequence ATGACAACGACCACAGCCCCTAGCACCGCCAAAAAACCTACCTTTACTAAATTAGTATCAAAAGAGGGTGGTACTGAATACCCTTTAAAAGCTATTAATATCTGTGAGGAAACCTTTGCTCCTTTAGAAGTCGCTTATGATTATGACGCTATCAAAGAGCAAGTTAGCCGTGAAAGTATTGCAAAAGGTCCTAATTCTATTTGGCGCTATAAAGCATTTTTACCTGTAGAGAGTGAAAATCCCATCGATATGGGTACTGGAATGACTCCCCTGTTAAAGTCTAATCGTTTAGCTCAACGTCTCGGTCTTAAAAATCTCTATATCAAAAATGATGCTGTTAATATGCCTACCCTCAGTTTTAAAGATAGGGTGGTGTCTGTGGCTCTAACTCGTGCCAAAGAATTAGGCTTTACGACCGTATCTTGTGCTAGTACGGGTAATTTAGCTAACTCTACCGCCGCTATTGCTGCCTATGCTGGTTTGGATTGTTGTGTATTTATCCCTTCTGATCTTGAAGCGGGTAAGGTTTTGGGAACTTTAATCTATAATCCTACAGTAATGGCGGTAAAGGGTAATTATGATCAAGTAAACCGTCTTTGTTCCGAAGTAGGTAACACATACGGTTGGGGTTTTGTCAATATCAATCTCCGTCCTTACTATTCCGAAGGTTCAAAAACCCTTGGCTATGAAGTAGCTGAACAATTAGGCTGGAAACTACCCGATCATATAGTAGCGCCCCTCGCCTCTGGTTCACTATTTACCAAAATTTATAAAGGTTTTCAGGAATTTGTTAAAGTAGGTTTGGTGGATGACAAGGAAGTGCGCTTTAGTGGTGCACAGGCTGAAGGATGTTCCCCCATTGCCCAAGCCTTCAGAGAAGGCAGAGATTTTGTTACCCCTGTTAAACCCAATACCATTGCTAAATCTATCGCTATTGGTAATCCTGCTGATGGTGTTTATGCCCTTGATATTGCTCGTAAAACTAACGGTAATATTGAATCTGTCACCGATGCAGAAATCATTGAAGGCATGAAACTTTTAGCAGAAACGGAAGGTATTTTTACCGAAACTGCCGGAGGCACCACCATTGCTGTCTTGAAGAAATTGGTAGAAGCTGGAAAAATTGATCCGGAAGAAACCACCGTGGTGTACATTACTGGGAATGGTTTAAAAACCCAAGAAGCAGTACAGGGTTATATCAGTGAGCCTTTTTTAATTGAACCTAAATTAGACAGTTTTGAGCGCGCTTTAGATCGTTCTCGTACTTTAGGTCGTTTAGAATGGCAACAGGTTTTAGTGTAA
- a CDS encoding Crp/Fnr family transcriptional regulator: METQEFAELFPLFHNLNKETLEWLISLVKTETYQAGEVIINHDDWGSGFHLITSGWVKVQHLYSARHITVEIIGRGGFVGEAGILGNHDFNSQVEAISTVTILTISAQRFIQILFRENQIQNRFLKIVVNRVTEYQKYYRYYHQTGKVRLVTILISLAEKYGENTENGIAIYNFSAQDLGDLAILSEADSQQILDKLVDKELINIDRGQEILILTNLKQLHHILGKLGNE; the protein is encoded by the coding sequence ATGGAGACGCAAGAATTTGCCGAGCTTTTTCCCCTTTTTCATAATCTAAATAAGGAAACCCTGGAATGGTTAATTTCCCTAGTGAAAACGGAAACTTATCAGGCGGGGGAAGTGATTATCAATCATGATGATTGGGGTAGTGGATTTCATTTAATTACCTCTGGATGGGTAAAAGTGCAACATTTATACAGCGCCCGTCACATCACCGTAGAGATTATAGGTAGGGGTGGTTTTGTGGGGGAAGCTGGTATTTTAGGAAACCATGATTTTAATTCTCAGGTGGAAGCTATTTCCACTGTAACTATTTTAACTATTTCAGCTCAACGATTTATTCAAATTTTATTTCGAGAAAATCAAATTCAAAATCGTTTTTTAAAAATAGTTGTCAACCGAGTTACTGAGTATCAAAAATATTATCGTTACTACCATCAAACGGGAAAAGTTCGTTTGGTAACTATATTAATTTCTTTGGCTGAAAAGTATGGAGAAAATACTGAAAATGGCATCGCTATTTATAATTTTTCTGCTCAAGATTTGGGCGATTTAGCTATTTTATCTGAAGCAGATTCTCAACAAATTTTAGATAAATTAGTTGATAAAGAATTGATTAATATTGACCGTGGTCAGGAAATTTTAATTTTAACTAATCTAAAACAATTACATCATATTTTAGGTAAATTAGGTAATGAATAA
- a CDS encoding photosystem II reaction center protein J, with product MMGDARIPLWIVGTVAGMGALTVLALFFYGAYAGVGSSL from the coding sequence ATTATGGGCGACGCAAGAATCCCTCTCTGGATTGTCGGTACTGTTGCCGGTATGGGTGCTTTAACTGTGTTAGCTTTATTCTTTTATGGTGCTTATGCTGGTGTGGGTTCTTCTCTATAA
- a CDS encoding cytochrome b559 subunit beta produces MTSSNNPNQPVSYPIFTVRWLAVHTLAVPSVFFVGAITAMQFIQR; encoded by the coding sequence ATGACTAGCAGTAACAATCCTAATCAACCCGTATCATATCCCATTTTTACCGTCAGATGGTTAGCTGTTCACACTTTAGCAGTGCCTTCTGTGTTTTTTGTCGGTGCTATTACCGCCATGCAATTCATTCAACGATAG
- a CDS encoding thylakoid membrane photosystem I accumulation factor: MVIKSFSKLCLIFALSIALWFSNGLGALAEIDNDRLDGNIFVVYAGNGSLVPPRLTLKQSFDRELPVILVYYLDDNSDSKQFAFIVSRLQEFYGRTASIMPINVDTITPKDKYQPDEVGYYYEGAIPQTVILNQNREVIFNEKGVIEFEQADDVLRKLFDLLPRSESVQLRKKTFNQFNSELVPDER; this comes from the coding sequence ATGGTCATTAAATCATTCAGCAAATTATGTCTTATTTTCGCTCTTAGTATAGCCCTCTGGTTTAGTAATGGGTTAGGGGCGCTGGCAGAAATCGACAATGATCGTTTAGATGGTAATATTTTTGTAGTTTATGCTGGTAATGGTTCATTAGTACCACCTCGTCTCACTTTAAAACAATCTTTTGACCGTGAGTTACCTGTTATTTTAGTTTACTATCTGGATGACAATAGCGATTCTAAACAATTCGCCTTCATTGTTTCTCGTTTACAGGAATTTTACGGGCGCACCGCCAGTATTATGCCCATCAATGTGGATACGATAACCCCCAAGGATAAATATCAACCCGATGAGGTGGGATATTATTATGAGGGCGCTATTCCTCAAACGGTAATTTTAAATCAAAATCGGGAAGTCATTTTTAATGAAAAAGGTGTCATTGAATTTGAACAAGCGGATGATGTTTTAAGAAAATTATTTGATTTATTACCCCGTTCTGAATCAGTACAATTAAGAAAAAAGACTTTCAATCAGTTTAATAGTGAATTAGTACCTGATGAAAGATAA
- a CDS encoding CYTH domain-containing protein codes for MGTEIERKFLINRELWRPPPQGLKYLQGYIYTKNNTTVRVRVVGMQGFLTLKTKTVGYSRSEYEYLIPVEDAEAMLNTMCDQPLIEKIRYKLNYQGFLWEVDEFLGDNQGLILAEIELQEEGQFFEIPPWIGKEVTADSRYYNSYLARNPFQSW; via the coding sequence ATGGGTACAGAAATTGAGCGTAAATTTTTGATTAACCGTGAATTATGGCGCCCTCCACCGCAGGGATTAAAATATCTTCAAGGCTATATTTACACCAAAAACAACACCACTGTGAGAGTTAGGGTTGTGGGGATGCAGGGATTTTTGACCCTAAAAACGAAAACGGTCGGTTATAGTCGCTCTGAGTACGAGTATTTAATTCCCGTAGAAGATGCCGAAGCCATGTTAAATACCATGTGTGATCAACCATTGATTGAGAAAATACGTTATAAACTCAATTATCAAGGATTTTTATGGGAAGTTGATGAATTTTTGGGAGATAATCAGGGTTTGATTCTCGCTGAAATTGAATTACAGGAAGAAGGACAATTTTTTGAGATTCCGCCATGGATAGGCAAAGAAGTCACCGCAGATTCACGTTATTATAATTCCTATCTTGCCCGTAATCCCTTTCAATCTTGGTAA
- a CDS encoding amidase — MDNNLHFKPAHLLAQLIRNKEISPLELTELYLQRIGNINPQLGSFVHVAAELAREDAHIKTEILGNTKDTSALPPLFGIPTAIKDLYPVKGMPTGYGNGMIKDQIADYDSGFVTKIKKAGMIILGKTATSELGSMPYIESETLPPSRNPYNLNYTAGGSSGGAAGAVAGGLIPLAPGSDGGGSVRGPAFCCGLVGLKPSRGRISNAPVGDYLAGIATHGCLSRSVLDSAMLLDTLSGYIIGDPYWLENPSESFATLAQKSPKSLQIAFATEILPAGKADVCLQQQVEKTATILSEMGHQITLEKVDFTSLVEPFKLIWQSALAQVNFPPQIMTPMNQWLKQNAPNLGEYLNAVHQMQVISRQMVAFFADYDVLLLPTYLQPPIKIGRWAPLSPEETLEKVITWITPCPPFNATGQPVIALPTGFTEDGLPIGVQLVGKPNDEVTILQLAYQLEQIKQWYQNQPNL; from the coding sequence ATGGACAATAATTTGCATTTTAAACCAGCGCACCTCCTCGCTCAATTAATTCGTAACAAAGAAATATCACCACTGGAGTTAACAGAATTATATTTACAACGCATCGGCAACATTAACCCTCAATTAGGAAGTTTTGTCCATGTTGCTGCCGAATTAGCCCGAGAAGATGCTCATATTAAAACAGAAATTTTAGGCAACACGAAAGACACCAGCGCCCTTCCCCCTCTCTTTGGCATCCCCACAGCCATAAAAGACCTTTACCCCGTCAAAGGAATGCCTACAGGCTACGGTAACGGCATGATTAAAGATCAAATTGCTGATTATGACAGTGGCTTTGTGACCAAAATAAAAAAAGCCGGGATGATTATTCTCGGTAAAACTGCCACCTCAGAATTAGGCTCAATGCCTTATATTGAATCCGAGACACTTCCTCCCAGTCGTAATCCCTACAATCTTAATTATACCGCCGGGGGTTCTAGTGGTGGGGCGGCGGGCGCTGTGGCAGGAGGATTAATCCCCCTAGCGCCCGGCTCCGATGGCGGTGGTTCAGTGCGAGGACCTGCTTTCTGCTGTGGTTTAGTGGGTTTAAAACCCTCCCGTGGGCGCATTTCTAACGCTCCCGTGGGCGACTATTTAGCAGGAATTGCCACCCACGGCTGTTTAAGTCGTAGTGTGTTGGATTCTGCCATGCTTCTCGATACTCTTTCTGGTTATATCATAGGCGATCCCTATTGGTTAGAAAATCCCTCCGAAAGTTTTGCTACTCTCGCTCAAAAATCACCAAAATCCTTGCAAATTGCCTTTGCCACCGAAATATTACCCGCAGGAAAAGCCGATGTCTGTTTACAACAACAAGTAGAAAAAACTGCCACTATCTTGTCAGAAATGGGGCATCAAATCACCTTAGAAAAGGTTGATTTTACTTCTTTAGTGGAGCCATTTAAGTTAATTTGGCAATCAGCCCTAGCACAAGTAAATTTTCCTCCACAAATTATGACCCCCATGAATCAATGGTTAAAACAAAATGCGCCTAACTTGGGAGAATATCTTAATGCAGTTCATCAAATGCAGGTTATTTCTCGTCAAATGGTGGCTTTTTTCGCTGATTATGATGTTTTACTATTACCAACCTATCTACAACCCCCTATCAAAATAGGGCGGTGGGCGCCACTCAGCCCAGAGGAAACCCTCGAAAAAGTTATTACTTGGATTACCCCCTGTCCTCCTTTTAACGCCACGGGGCAACCTGTCATTGCTTTACCCACAGGATTCACTGAAGATGGTTTACCCATAGGTGTCCAGTTAGTAGGAAAGCCCAATGATGAAGTAACAATTTTACAACTAGCCTATCAACTAGAACAAATTAAACAGTGGTATCAAAATCAACCCAATCTATAA
- a CDS encoding MoaD/ThiS family protein — translation MAVKVLIPTPLQKFTKEEATVECEATNISGLIDSLEVNYPGIKARLCDEQGIPRRFLNFYVNSEDIRFLDNADTALTDGDEVSIVPAVAGG, via the coding sequence ATGGCAGTCAAAGTATTAATTCCTACTCCTTTACAAAAATTTACTAAAGAAGAAGCTACGGTGGAATGTGAGGCAACTAACATTAGCGGTTTGATTGACTCTTTAGAGGTTAACTATCCAGGTATTAAGGCTCGTTTATGTGATGAGCAAGGTATTCCTCGTCGTTTCCTCAATTTTTATGTTAATAGTGAGGACATAAGATTTTTAGATAATGCAGATACTGCCCTCACTGATGGAGATGAGGTCAGTATTGTTCCTGCTGTAGCTGGTGGTTAA
- the guaA gene encoding glutamine-hydrolyzing GMP synthase, with amino-acid sequence MILILDFGSQYSELIARRIRETEVYSEVISYRTSALHLKELNPKGIILSGGPNSVYDDHAPTCDPEIWNLGIPVLGVCYGMQLMVKQLGGGVERAKKAEYGKASLFIDDPTDLLTNVENGSIMWMSHGDSCTHLPEGFTILAHTENTPCAAISHHQDKLFGVQFHPEVIHSQYGTALIRNFVYHICGCEPTWTTQTFLEQSITDIRNQVGDKRVLLALSGGVDSSTLAFLLHEAIGDQLTCMFIDQGFMRKGEPERLVEIFDHQFYINVIYVNARERFIAQLKGITDPEEKRRRIGYEFIQVFEEESNRLGPFDYLAQGTLYPDVIESADTNVDPKTGERVAVKIKSHHNVGGLPKNLRFKLVEPLRKLFKDEVRKLGRAIGLPEEIVSRHPFPGPGLAIRILGEVDAEKLNILRDADFVVRDEIKKAGMYHDFWQAFAVLLPVKSVGVMGDKRTYAYPVVLRLITSEDGMTADWAKPPYELLEVISNRIVNEVKGVNRVVYDITSKPPGTIEWE; translated from the coding sequence ATGATCTTAATTCTTGACTTTGGCTCACAATATTCCGAACTAATCGCTCGGCGTATCAGAGAAACAGAAGTATATTCCGAAGTAATCTCCTACCGCACCAGCGCCCTCCACCTCAAGGAATTAAACCCCAAGGGAATTATCTTATCCGGTGGTCCTAACTCAGTATATGACGACCATGCCCCCACCTGTGACCCTGAAATTTGGAATCTTGGTATTCCTGTACTAGGTGTTTGTTATGGAATGCAGTTGATGGTAAAACAATTAGGGGGAGGAGTAGAAAGAGCAAAAAAAGCCGAATACGGTAAAGCATCCCTCTTTATTGACGATCCCACCGACTTATTAACCAACGTTGAAAACGGCTCAATCATGTGGATGAGTCACGGCGATTCCTGCACCCACTTACCAGAAGGATTCACCATTTTAGCGCACACCGAAAACACCCCGTGCGCTGCCATTTCCCACCACCAAGACAAATTATTTGGTGTTCAATTTCACCCCGAAGTGATTCACTCCCAATATGGCACAGCCCTAATCCGTAACTTTGTATATCATATCTGCGGTTGCGAACCAACTTGGACAACTCAAACCTTTTTAGAACAATCCATCACTGACATTAGAAATCAAGTAGGTGATAAACGAGTATTACTCGCCCTGTCAGGGGGTGTTGACTCCTCCACCCTCGCATTTTTACTCCACGAAGCCATCGGCGATCAACTAACCTGTATGTTTATCGATCAAGGTTTCATGCGTAAAGGTGAACCAGAAAGATTAGTAGAAATTTTCGACCACCAATTTTACATCAACGTAATCTATGTTAACGCTAGGGAGCGTTTTATCGCCCAATTAAAAGGTATAACAGACCCAGAAGAAAAACGTCGCCGTATTGGTTACGAATTTATCCAAGTCTTTGAAGAAGAATCAAACCGTTTAGGACCTTTCGATTATTTAGCCCAAGGCACATTATATCCCGATGTCATTGAATCAGCCGATACCAATGTTGACCCTAAAACAGGAGAAAGAGTCGCCGTAAAAATAAAAAGTCATCACAACGTAGGAGGCTTACCCAAAAATCTCCGTTTTAAATTAGTAGAACCCTTACGGAAACTATTTAAAGATGAAGTGCGTAAATTAGGTAGAGCTATTGGCTTACCAGAAGAAATCGTTTCTCGTCACCCCTTCCCCGGTCCGGGTTTAGCCATTCGCATTTTAGGAGAGGTGGATGCCGAGAAATTAAATATTCTCCGAGACGCTGATTTTGTAGTCAGAGATGAGATTAAAAAAGCAGGAATGTATCACGACTTTTGGCAAGCCTTTGCCGTGCTTCTTCCCGTCAAAAGCGTGGGAGTCATGGGCGACAAGCGCACCTATGCCTACCCTGTGGTGCTACGACTTATTACCAGTGAAGATGGTATGACGGCAGATTGGGCAAAACCACCCTATGAATTATTAGAAGTCATTTCCAATCGCATCGTCAATGAAGTTAAAGGCGTTAACCGAGTAGTGTATGACATTACCTCCAAACCCCCCGGCACCATCGAATGGGAATAG
- the psbE gene encoding cytochrome b559 subunit alpha has product MAGDTGERPFTDIVTSVRYWVIHSITIPMLFIAGWLFVGTGLAYDAFGTPRPDEYFTQVREELPIVSDRYGANQQIEQFNK; this is encoded by the coding sequence ATGGCAGGAGATACAGGAGAACGTCCATTTACTGATATTGTCACCAGTGTGCGCTACTGGGTAATCCACAGTATCACTATTCCCATGCTTTTTATCGCTGGTTGGTTATTTGTCGGCACTGGTTTAGCTTACGATGCTTTTGGTACACCTCGCCCTGATGAGTATTTTACTCAAGTTCGTGAGGAATTACCCATTGTTAGTGATCGTTATGGTGCTAACCAACAAATTGAACAATTTAATAAGTAG
- a CDS encoding photosystem II reaction center protein L, translated as MDRNPNPNRQAVELNRTSLFLGLLLVAVLGILFSSYFFN; from the coding sequence ATGGACAGAAATCCTAATCCCAACAGACAAGCAGTAGAATTAAATCGTACTTCCCTTTTCCTTGGGTTGTTATTAGTGGCTGTGCTTGGCATTCTTTTTTCCAGCTATTTTTTCAACTAA